The genomic DNA AAGAGTCGATCGATGACCCAGCGTGGGATCTCCTGATCCTGGTCGATGGCGACGGCGGGATGCTCGTTGCGGAGGTACTCGTCGAGGCGGGCGAGCAGTTGGTCGCACTCGGCTTGTTCGCGTGCGTCCTGCTGGGGGTAGGGGAAGTAGTAGGACTCTTTCACGTTGCCCCAGAAGATGTTCTTGACGGGACCCATGTTTGTGGGCTCTGCGCCGAGCCATTCTTCCGCCTGCTCGAGGAGCTTGCGGTCGGCTTCCGAGATGCCCTTCATCTGCTTGAGATCAGCCATTCGAGGTGCTCCGCACAACGGACGAGTCGTTCAACAGCGCCGAGTGAGTGGATGTGACAAGTTCGAATCGGATCGAACGGGAAGAAATCAACCTTAGGCCTTGGGGCCTGCGGACTTGGCGAAGAAACCGTCTATCGCTTTGATCGCTTCTGGGGTGTGCCTCAGATGCACGAGCGATCGTTGTTCGGAGGTGAGGGCAGCTTGCCACCCCCCGGAGAGCCCCGCATCGACGGCGGCGGCGACTGCTCTTGCCGACGCGGTGTCGGGGAGGTCGGCACGTATGGAGTCCAAAGCCGCGAGGACGGCTGCGCGTGTCGCGGGGCGACCGGTCCAGCGGAGTGGTTGGCCATCGCGAGCGGGGGTTGATCCCCGATTGTGGGCGAGCCACTCCAAGCAGGTTTCTTCAAGTTCGTGGCGGTCGTCGGCGACCTCTGAGAAGAGGTTATGTTTGACGGCTTCGTCGAAGGTGAGGGGGGTTCCTGTGGCGGTGCGTCGGATGGCCTCTGCGGGGTCCATCAGGGCGGGGAGCAGACTGGCTCCGCCCCAGCCGGGACAGATGGAGAGGCCGGATTCGGGCAGCCCGACCGGGTAGGGCTTGCCGGGTTGGCCGTCACGCATCGGCGGTTTGCACGCGATGAGCGCGTCGCAGTGCATCGCAATCTCAAGTCCGCCGCCGAGCGCGGCACCGTTGATGGCTGCGACGGTGGGGAAAGGGCACGCGCTGAGCATACCGAAGACCTTCGATCCGTAGGCGAGGTAGCGTTCGAGTTGGTCGTCTGAGAGTTCGCGGATGGACTTCAGATCGGCACCGGCGACGAAGACGCGTTCGCTGGCCGATTCCAAGATGAGCCCGGTCGCATCGCGAGGAACGAGACGGAGCGTTGATTCGATACGTTGGATGAGTTCGAGATCGAGCACGACGACCGGTTTACCCGGCTGTTCGAGCACGATGCTGATGGCACCCGGACAGGGGCCGTCCGCGTGCCGCCGAATCGGGAGTGGCGGCATTCCGTGGGGCATTCCCGAGTTTATGCCCCGAAGCGGTCGATTCCCACACGCTGAGGGGGATCGAGTGGGCGAAGCCGCGGAGGATCAGTTTGAGAGTTTCTGTCTCAGGCGTGTCTGAGCATCGTCGGTCGCGAGCACCGATGCGGAGAGATCCGCAGCGCGACGGATGAGTGCTTCGTCGAGCGAGCCGTCGAGCTCGTTGAGGAGGGACTTGGTGGCGGCGATTGCGAGAGGGCCTCCGGAAGCGATCCTGGATGCGGTTTCGGTGACGGCGACATCCAGTTCCTGGAGTGTGGGGAGGGCGCGGTTGGCGATACCGACCTGGGCGGCCTCGGCTCCCGACATGAGCCCGCCGAGGAGGAGCACGCGGCGGGCGGGTCCGGGACCGATTTTGCGTACGAGCCAGGGAGTGACGACGGCCGGGCAGACGCCGAGATCGACCTCGGGGAACCCCATTTTCGAGTCTTCGTGTGTGAGGGCGACATCACAGACGCAGGCGAGCCCGCAGCCGCCTCCTATTGCGGCACCGTTGACGCGAGCGATGGTGACAAGGGGCAGCTTTCGGAGTCGCAGGGTGAGCAGGCCGAGGCGGGTGAGGAGTTCGTGGGCGAGGGCGTTGTTGCCGAGGACGGCTTTGAGATCCATGCCAGCGCAGAAGGAGCGACCTGCGCCTGTGATGATGAGGGCGGAGAGGGAATCCTTGCGGGATTCGATTTCTGTGAGTGAGTGGTCGATGGCTTCGAGAAGATCGAGCGAGATCGCGTTTCGCGCGTCCGGTCGATTGAGGGTGAGCGTGGCGACGCGGGCTTCGGTGGAGAGGATCGAGAGCGGGGATGGCATAGGTCGTTTATAGCAACGCGAGCAGCAGGAAACAAAGCGACCGAGCCGGGTGGCTCGGTCGCGGGGGGACAGATGTGGGGGTGGATTGCTGAGCGTGTGGTGTTCAGACGACGAGCTGGCTGGTGCCGAGCGGTGTGCCGAGCGTGCCGAAGCCGCCGGGGAAGAACCTGTCGTAGCGGCCCATGTAGGCGACGATTGGTGAGGCGGCCTTGACGGTGATGCCGTAGAACTGCTGTGAGTTACGCCGCTCTCCGAGGACGAAATCGTGGATGTCGAACTCCGCGACTCGACGGGGAGAGAGGACTCGTCTGAAGGTTTCGACGCCGCTCGCGCCGCCGAACTGGAGCGTGATCTCGACGACGACGTCTTCGGTTGTGGGGTTGAAGAGTCGGAGGTACTCGGTGACGATGCCGTCGTTGCGTGGGCGGTATCCCTCGCCGAAGCCCCAGTAGGTGTATGCCTGTGAGCTGAAGCTTGTTGCGAGGCCGTCATTGAAGGCCTGGGTCGGAAGACTCATGGAGACCGCGACGTTAGACTCATAGAGGACGGAGTATGGCGTTCCGAGTGGGAAGTTGGGGAGTGAGGCGACGTCGAGTACGGCGTGCTGACGAGCGGGAACGT from Phycisphaeraceae bacterium includes the following:
- a CDS encoding enoyl-CoA hydratase/isomerase family protein — translated: MPHGMPPLPIRRHADGPCPGAISIVLEQPGKPVVVLDLELIQRIESTLRLVPRDATGLILESASERVFVAGADLKSIRELSDDQLERYLAYGSKVFGMLSACPFPTVAAINGAALGGGLEIAMHCDALIACKPPMRDGQPGKPYPVGLPESGLSICPGWGGASLLPALMDPAEAIRRTATGTPLTFDEAVKHNLFSEVADDRHELEETCLEWLAHNRGSTPARDGQPLRWTGRPATRAAVLAALDSIRADLPDTASARAVAAAVDAGLSGGWQAALTSEQRSLVHLRHTPEAIKAIDGFFAKSAGPKA
- a CDS encoding enoyl-CoA hydratase/isomerase family protein, which encodes MPSPLSILSTEARVATLTLNRPDARNAISLDLLEAIDHSLTEIESRKDSLSALIITGAGRSFCAGMDLKAVLGNNALAHELLTRLGLLTLRLRKLPLVTIARVNGAAIGGGCGLACVCDVALTHEDSKMGFPEVDLGVCPAVVTPWLVRKIGPGPARRVLLLGGLMSGAEAAQVGIANRALPTLQELDVAVTETASRIASGGPLAIAATKSLLNELDGSLDEALIRRAADLSASVLATDDAQTRLRQKLSN